The genomic stretch CAATTGAGAAACACGTTCAAATACGTCTCATATAAAGACAGAAAAGAAATGGCCAGGGATTTCAAAAGCGTGTACAAAGCTCCAACGAAAGAGAACGCTTGGAACAACCTCATGAAATTAAAAGAGAAATGGGGAAAGAAATATCCCTTATCCTTCAAATCATGGCAGGACAATTGGGAAGCCTTATCCACGTATTTCAAATATCCACCGGAGATAAGAACGCTCATATACACGACCAATCCCATAGAATCATTCAACAGGCAATTGAGGAAAACGACGAAATCGAAGAGTGTTTTTCCGAACGATACGGCGGTGCTGAAAAATGCTTTACTTGGTAACTATGGATGTGGAAAAGAAATGGACCATGAGGCAAAAAAATTGGGCTTCTATTCTAGCCCAATTAGCGGTATACTTCAAAGAAAGGGTTGAATCTTATTTATGAAGTCTTTATCTCAGATCAACGGATACACAAAACTTGGTAAAGACCCTTTGAGTCTTCAGCCGGGCCATCAGGCCCGGTTTTTCATTCCATCCACCATCTCTTTTATTGCCCGCTCGTGAACGGCATTGAGGAACTGTTTTATTTCTTCCAGATCATTCGAAAAAGCTATCAAGCCCTTAGGTGATACGTCTTTAAGCTCTTCAACGGTTTTGGATATGTCGAAGTTCTTTTGGTTTATCACGCGCCTAAGTGGCGCCAACGCTTTGTCGCGTTTCATCCATTCGTTTTTCATTTCTTTTTTCTCTTTTTTCATTTCGCTTTTCTCAAATTTCATTCTTCCATCCAAGATATGTATTCTCTCCTTTTCTTTTTTCTGTAGCTTTCCACATCCGCTATTTTAATTATCACGGTCCGTTCTTGCATCCTGTCGAATATCCTGTCTCCAAGTGATTCTTTCAATTCAACCGCGCTCAGGTTCGTCGTCATCACCATGCCTTTTTCGGATTCGTATCTGTAATTTATGAGTTCAAACATCTCTTTCGCTATCATTTTGTGAGAGGTTTCTATCGAGAAGTCGTCAAGGGCTATTAATTCTATTCGCTTTATCTCCTGGAATTTGTCCCGTATGTCGTTTATGCTTCCGTTGACAAGCGAGGGCGCTGTTATGAATACGGCGTTGAAGTTAAGCTTTATCGCTTCGTGAATTACAGACGCGGCGAGGTGCGTTTTTCCAACTCCGTATTTTCCGCTTATCACTATGTTTGCCCCTTTTTCCCACGCGCGTTTTGCCACGTATTTTTTCGTTATGTTGAGTGCAAGCGCTAAGTCTTCGCTCACAGCTTCGAAGTTTTGAAATGTCCTGTCCCAGAATTTCTTCGGTATGGATTCCATAACGCGCTTTTCAAGTTCCAACTGCTTTCTCCATTTTTTGTATATCGGGCAGTCAAAGGCGTATGGGCCGTACAGGCTTTTTGTATTCGGCATGTAAAAGAGCGTGCCGTTGAACGGGCAGTTCTGCGGGCCCTGGCATGTCGCTTTGCACTTTTCAAACGCTTCGTTTTTAGTTTTTGCCTGAGTGAAGTACGATGGCTTCAACTTGCGCGTTTGAGATGGTGCGTCCCGCTGGGTTTTTGAATTTCTCAATCCATTCATCACCGCGTTTATCGCTTCGGCGTTTTTCATCTTTCGCCTCCCTGTTAGCGTATTTGTCTTCCAGCACTTTTACGAAGTTGGAAGGTTTCATGAGCCAGTCCAAATCGGCGTGGAATGAGTTTATCTTTCCCATGAGAAAGTCGGAGTTCTTCACTTTTTCAAAGAACGATTTGAAGAATTCCAAGCTCGGATGCTCTTTCCATCTCGCTTCTATGAGGGCGTTTCTCGTTTCGCTTTCGTATTTCGCCTTTGGAAGGCCTTCGCAAATTGTGTTGTAGAGTGAGATGATTTCTTTCTTTTTATCTTTTCTTTCTTCTCTCTTGTCTTTATCTAGTCTTAGTCTTATATAAGGGTCCACGATTGGGGGCTAGATTGGTTCCGTATTGGTACCCTGATTGGGGGTAAGATTGGTACCTTGATTTGGTGCGTTATTAGGGGATATATTCCACCAATACTTTCCCGCTTTTCTCGTGGAGGCGCTTTTGTAATTTATGAGATGCGTATCTATGAGTCTTTGTCTCGCCTTGATGAACGTTTTTTTATCACATCTCACCATGGCGATCAATCGTGCATTTGGGATCGAAAGGGGTTCTTTCCAGCGCAGGCGGTTCGCTATCTGCAAGATTGCAAAGTAGAGTTTCGCCTCGTACGCCGAATAAGAATACTCTATGTCGACGTCCCAAAAATGATTTATCAACTCAATGTACGTGTTTGTCATCTTTTTCTCCTTTTGTTTAAGGATGGAATGCCGTATCGAGTACGGCATGACGTTAATAACGTTAAGCATTTAAGGGCTTTCGAACCCTCCCCGCCAACTTTGTTGGCCCTCCCCTCCCAGCTTTGTGAGAGGACTTACAAGGAAAAGTCGTGTAGCGCAATCTTTTCAGTCTGCCCTCGCTTGCGGGGGAAGTGGCGGCGAAGCCGACGAAGGGGGCGCAGACCCTCACTACCAACTTGGTTGGCTTTCCCTTCCCAGTTGTGTGAGGGGATTTACAAAAAAGAGTCATGTAGTACAACCTTTTCAGTCTGCCCTCGCTTGCGGGGGAAGTGGCGGTGAAGCCGGCGTAGGGGGCGCGGTTGCCCTCACTACCAACTCGGTTGGCCCTCCCCTCCCAGCTTTGTGAGGAGATCATCGTTGAAGAAAAGCCGCGTGCCGAATTGACACGCGGCAGTTCGCGTTATTCCAAACTCTTCAACGCCTCCTTTGCCTGTTCTTCGCTCAGAAGAGCGAGAGATTTCACGTTGTATTTTTCTTTTATTTCGTTCATTTTCCGCTTTTTCTCGTCTTTGCTCATGCTTTCAAGCGCTCTGTATATCTTTTTCACGGTGGAAATCGAATTGGATGTTACTTCTGCTTTTTCAACTTTTTCAACTTCAACGTTTTTTGTACCTTCTTCTTCTTCTTTGTCGTTGGTTTCATTTTCTTCCGGAACGCTTTCGTAATTGGCTTGAATAACTTCCCAATCCGTTTCATCCGGAATGTCTTCCACCATGTCCTGAGATATCCCACGCTTCGTCGTTTCGTCGGCGGCTATTGCCTTTTGTATCTCAACGGATATCGGAAGGTATTTGCA from Mesoaciditoga lauensis cd-1655R = DSM 25116 encodes the following:
- a CDS encoding ATP-binding protein is translated as MNGLRNSKTQRDAPSQTRKLKPSYFTQAKTKNEAFEKCKATCQGPQNCPFNGTLFYMPNTKSLYGPYAFDCPIYKKWRKQLELEKRVMESIPKKFWDRTFQNFEAVSEDLALALNITKKYVAKRAWEKGANIVISGKYGVGKTHLAASVIHEAIKLNFNAVFITAPSLVNGSINDIRDKFQEIKRIELIALDDFSIETSHKMIAKEMFELINYRYESEKGMVMTTNLSAVELKESLGDRIFDRMQERTVIIKIADVESYRKKKRREYISWMEE